One genomic region from Manis pentadactyla isolate mManPen7 chromosome 12, mManPen7.hap1, whole genome shotgun sequence encodes:
- the FBXO5 gene encoding F-box only protein 5: protein MSRRPCSCPPRPVPSSCRCSALTAVGRPRPSDSYKEESSSLSVKMKCDFNYNHIHSVFKLVKPDDSRKLDSSTPVYLESSYKDCIKDFERLSDTGSPVVSPRIVEPETESKPLNNKENQHVQQTLNNSSQVGELEANEPYEDSGYSSFSQQSGLNEHECSLPLEENFSDSPQSCLLQTQSPDQYPNKNLLPALHFEKMVCSTLKKNAKRNPKIDWEKLKEFMSSGNFRLQNIIGRKMGLECVDILSELFRRGLRHLLANILTQLSDMDLINVSKVSTTWKKILEDDKGALQLYHKAIQRVTEKNIKFSPNASTRECITFRPALASVQRSATQTAPKKGARTKSSDPGDEKGSTCSRYSEFCEVAKTLKKNESLKACIRCNSPAKYDCYLQRATCKREGCGFDYCTRCLCNYHTTKDCSNAKPLKASYKMSPLPGTKKSKKNLRRL, encoded by the exons ATGAGCCGGCGCCCCTGCAGCTGCCCTCCACGGCCCGTCCCCAGCTCCTGCCGCTGCAGCGCCCTGACAGCCGTCGGGCGCCCTCGCCCCTCGGATA GTTATAAAGAAGAAAGTTCCAGTCTTTCTGTCAAAATGAAGTGTGATTTTAACTACAACCATATTCATTCTGTATTTAAACTGGTAAAACCTGATGATAGTAGAAAACTGGATTCCTCCACTCCTGTCTATTTGGAAAGTTCTTATAAAGACTGCATTAAAGACTTTGAAAGGTTATCAGATACTGGGTCACCAGTTGTGAGCCCCAGGATTGTAGAACCTGAAACTGAAAGCAAGCCCTTGAATAACAAGGAAAATCAGCATGTGCAACAAACACTTAATAATTCAAGCCAAGTAGGAGAACTGGAGGCCAATGAACCTTATGAAGACAGTGGATATTCTTCATTTTCCCAACAAAGTGGCCTCAATGAACATGAGTGTAGCCTTCCCCTGGAGGAAAATTTCAGTGACAGTCCACAATCCTGCCTGCTACAGACACAAAGCCCAGACCAATATCCCAACAAAAATTTGCTGCCAGctcttcattttgaaaaaatggtttgttcaacattaaaaaagaatGCCAAACGCAATCCTAAAATAGACtgggaaaagctgaaggaatttatgTCCAGTGGAAATTTTAGACTACAGAATATAATTGGCAGGAAAATGGGCCTAGAATGTGTAGATATTCTCAGTGAACTCTTTCGGAGGGGACTCCGGCATCTCTTAGCAAATATTTTAACACAGCTCAGTGATATGGACTTAATCAA TGTGTCTAAAGTAAGCACAACTTGGAAGAAGATTCTAGAAGATGATAAGGGAGCATTGCAGTTGTATCATAAAGCAATACAAAGAGTTACT gaaaagaACATTAAGTTTTCACCAAATGCTTCAACCAGAGAATGTATTACGTTCAGACCCGCATTAGCTTCTGTTCAAAGATCAGCAACACAAACTGCCCCCAAGAAAGGTGCTCGAACCAAGTCATCAGACCCGGGTGATGAGAAAGGTTCTACTTGCAGTCGGTACAGTGAATTCTGCGAG gtTGCCAAGactttgaaaaagaatgaaagcctCAAAGCATGTATTCGCTGTAATTCACCTGCAAAATATGATTGCTATTTACAACGAGCAACCTGCAAACGAGAAGGCTGTGGATTTGATTATTGTACAAGGTGTCTGTGTAATTATCATACCACCAAAGACTGTTCAAATGCCAAGCCCCTAAAAGCCAGTTATAAAATGAGTCCTCTGCCTGGTACTAAAAAAAGCAAGAAGAATTTACGACGATTGTGA